The following proteins come from a genomic window of Mycobacterium sp. DL:
- a CDS encoding right-handed parallel beta-helix repeat-containing protein: protein MKVSRRALLAGAAAATVLVGCGRTPATVDVRDFGARGDGVADDSAAIQAAAAALQSGDTLHFSSGTYRFAQRHPPGDAAVTLTGLTGVAVEFDTGAELLMDNLDPATRTGTSHGLLVRGPASGIRLRGVNIRWASAATRSFGDGIRVQGRPGPHTGWSAVQSVSGVTLSDCVVQGSPQAGVIMMGVSDITVSGLRVADTGADGLHFNACQSARVDDYSAVDAGDDGLALVTYFAEAPSFDDAAYTFAFPSLTEWSNTDFVVTGVDVAGGSANGVRIAGAHRVTIGGLRVDGTRSGAAVMIDSAEPGADVGWNYVASRNVRLGDLTATHCDTGFHLLARPGTAGDRQFTDFDVHVDGARVDDCSNWSVRAESLTEPPVSGLRLQNFTVSATSTTGGNGGVGIGNAEGILLSALTIRHTESVVALQAVNAGRLAVDWLSVSVNGAEQPTGSPCVSLDGSELVPAVHCS from the coding sequence ATGAAAGTATCCCGGCGGGCGCTGCTCGCAGGCGCTGCGGCCGCCACGGTACTCGTGGGCTGCGGCAGGACACCCGCCACCGTCGACGTCCGTGACTTCGGGGCCCGCGGTGACGGCGTCGCCGACGACTCTGCAGCGATCCAGGCCGCGGCCGCGGCGCTGCAGTCGGGCGATACGCTGCATTTCTCCAGCGGGACATACCGATTCGCGCAGCGACATCCACCCGGGGACGCCGCGGTCACGCTCACCGGTCTCACCGGTGTGGCCGTCGAGTTCGACACCGGCGCCGAGCTTCTGATGGACAATCTTGATCCCGCCACCCGCACCGGCACCAGCCACGGTCTGCTGGTGCGCGGACCGGCATCCGGAATCAGGTTGCGCGGGGTGAACATCCGGTGGGCGTCGGCGGCGACGCGGTCCTTCGGTGACGGGATCAGGGTGCAGGGCCGGCCCGGCCCGCACACCGGATGGTCCGCAGTACAGTCCGTCTCCGGAGTCACGTTGTCGGACTGTGTCGTACAGGGCAGTCCGCAGGCCGGAGTGATCATGATGGGCGTCTCAGACATCACCGTGTCCGGTCTACGGGTGGCCGACACCGGCGCGGACGGACTGCACTTCAACGCCTGCCAAAGCGCCCGGGTCGACGACTACAGCGCGGTCGACGCCGGCGACGACGGGTTGGCGCTGGTCACCTACTTCGCCGAGGCGCCGTCGTTCGACGACGCCGCGTACACCTTCGCATTCCCGTCGCTCACCGAGTGGTCCAACACCGACTTCGTGGTCACCGGCGTCGACGTCGCCGGGGGTTCGGCGAACGGGGTCCGGATCGCCGGTGCACACCGCGTCACCATCGGCGGTCTGCGCGTCGACGGGACGCGATCGGGTGCGGCGGTGATGATCGACTCGGCCGAACCCGGCGCCGATGTCGGCTGGAACTACGTCGCCAGCCGCAACGTGCGCCTCGGCGACCTCACAGCGACCCACTGCGACACGGGTTTTCATCTGCTGGCGCGACCGGGTACGGCCGGCGATCGGCAGTTCACCGACTTCGATGTCCATGTCGACGGCGCGCGGGTCGACGACTGCAGCAACTGGTCGGTGCGGGCGGAGTCGCTGACCGAGCCCCCGGTCAGCGGCCTGCGCTTGCAGAACTTCACCGTGTCGGCTACGTCGACCACGGGCGGCAACGGTGGTGTCGGGATCGGTAACGCCGAGGGAATCCTGCTGAGCGCCCTGACGATCCGGCACACCGAGTCGGTGGTGGCGTTGCAGGCCGTCAACGCCGGTCGGCTCGCCGTCGACTGGCTCAGTGTCTCCGTCAACGGCGCTGAACAGCCCACCGGGTCGCCGTGTGTGTCCCTCGACGGGTCCGAACTGGTTCCCGCCGTTCACTGCTCCTGA
- a CDS encoding glycosyltransferase family 1 protein yields MDLLFDARHVRQSGIGTYIRIQLPHLEEATARHGLSLGVLADPDTVPDLRPSTRVVPASPASAAMYSPAEQLVWRRAFAQVRPRAVWLPHYPYPLARLLPGNRRMLTYVTVHDTIHLLPRDISGQSLARRTYARVMLGADARSCRRIFTVSEATETTLTGIARSAQVLVTPIPVDEVWFEPADPALVPVSGPYLLYVGNTKRHKNLPLVLEAFSGLASTIPHTLVIAGGGASLRTLDDRVQRLAEDNSDRIVLTGQVDFGVLRALVASADLLIMPSLYEGAGLPPLEAMASGTAVLSSSIPSLSETCGDGAEYFDPHDRDGLAELIRRYCTDDAARADLAARGYAHVRQRQKTISPTAAADAICSDLAGR; encoded by the coding sequence GTGGATCTTCTGTTCGATGCCCGGCATGTGCGCCAGAGCGGCATCGGTACCTACATCCGCATCCAGTTGCCCCACCTGGAGGAGGCCACCGCCCGTCACGGTCTGTCGCTGGGCGTCCTGGCCGACCCCGACACCGTGCCCGATCTGCGCCCGAGCACCCGGGTGGTCCCGGCATCACCTGCGTCCGCGGCGATGTACTCTCCCGCCGAGCAGTTGGTGTGGCGGCGTGCGTTCGCTCAGGTGCGCCCCCGCGCGGTGTGGCTGCCGCACTACCCGTACCCGCTGGCCCGACTGCTGCCCGGCAATCGCCGGATGCTGACCTATGTCACCGTGCACGACACCATCCATCTGCTGCCCCGCGACATCAGCGGGCAGAGCTTGGCGCGACGCACCTATGCGCGGGTCATGCTGGGTGCCGACGCCCGATCGTGTCGGCGGATCTTCACCGTGTCCGAGGCGACGGAAACGACGCTGACGGGGATCGCGCGCTCCGCTCAGGTCCTGGTGACGCCGATCCCGGTGGACGAGGTCTGGTTCGAGCCCGCCGATCCGGCTCTGGTCCCGGTCAGCGGGCCGTACCTGTTGTATGTCGGAAACACCAAGCGGCACAAGAATCTTCCGCTGGTGCTCGAGGCATTCTCCGGTCTGGCGTCGACCATCCCGCACACGCTGGTGATCGCCGGCGGCGGAGCCTCGCTGCGGACGCTCGACGATCGGGTGCAGCGCCTGGCCGAGGACAACAGCGACCGGATCGTGCTGACCGGGCAGGTGGACTTCGGGGTGCTGCGCGCGCTGGTCGCATCGGCGGACCTGTTGATCATGCCGTCGCTGTACGAGGGCGCCGGGTTGCCGCCGCTGGAGGCGATGGCCTCGGGCACCGCGGTGCTGTCGTCGAGCATCCCGTCCCTCAGTGAGACGTGCGGCGACGGTGCCGAGTACTTCGACCCGCATGACCGCGACGGGTTGGCCGAGTTGATACGCCGGTACTGCACCGACGACGCAGCGCGGGCCGACCTGGCCGCGCGGGGTTACGCCCATGTGCGGCAACGCCAGAAGACGATCTCCCCGACCGCCGCGGCCGATGCCATCTGCTCAGATCTGGCCGGTCGCTGA
- a CDS encoding glycosyltransferase — MPAYQAERHLRSTLESLLAQNYDAVEIVVVDNHSSDQTADILENLDDSRIRVIRNDTTLSMVENFNLAVSLCGGEYVKLVCADDILHPECIGVQAAILEAHPNVSLVGVQTDFVDDETTLLRSARGLRGIARRQRAERVVRQIVRSGTNPIGPPVAAMFRRADFVRCGGFRDDLLFVSDTDLWVRLLQHGEFYGVPWTLASFRIGSDTASAATAARSQLSQQRALVRALSEDRRWGVTRTDRMIGRVNAFDKQLRRIVLFEISKRRDARRRRGAA, encoded by the coding sequence GTGCCCGCCTACCAAGCCGAGCGTCACCTGCGCAGCACCCTCGAGAGCCTGCTGGCGCAGAACTACGACGCCGTCGAGATCGTCGTCGTCGACAATCACAGCTCAGATCAGACCGCAGACATCCTTGAGAACTTGGACGACAGTCGGATTCGGGTCATCCGAAACGACACGACGCTGTCGATGGTGGAGAACTTCAACCTGGCCGTCAGCCTCTGTGGGGGCGAGTACGTCAAACTCGTGTGCGCCGACGACATCCTCCATCCCGAGTGCATCGGCGTGCAGGCCGCGATCCTCGAGGCTCACCCCAACGTCTCGCTGGTCGGCGTCCAGACCGATTTCGTCGACGACGAGACCACCCTGTTGCGATCCGCCCGTGGGCTGCGCGGCATCGCGCGTCGGCAGCGCGCCGAGCGGGTGGTCCGGCAGATCGTGCGCAGTGGGACCAACCCGATTGGACCGCCGGTGGCCGCGATGTTCCGCCGCGCAGACTTCGTGCGGTGCGGCGGATTTCGCGACGACCTGTTGTTCGTCAGCGACACCGACCTGTGGGTGCGACTGCTGCAGCACGGCGAGTTCTACGGTGTGCCGTGGACGCTCGCGTCCTTCCGCATCGGCAGCGACACCGCCTCGGCGGCGACTGCGGCCCGCTCTCAGCTTTCCCAGCAGAGAGCCCTCGTCCGCGCGTTGAGCGAAGACCGCCGGTGGGGCGTCACCCGTACCGATCGGATGATCGGCCGCGTCAACGCCTTCGACAAGCAACTGCGACGCATCGTGCTGTTCGAGATCAGCAAGCGGCGCGACGCCCGCCGACGGCGCGGTGCGGCGTGA
- a CDS encoding TetR/AcrR family transcriptional regulator has protein sequence MEEVQRRGRPRSQATHAAILDAVRDILITGGYAEVSMDRVAARAGVGKQSLYRRWPSKALLVAEAVTDAYGQSWSFDLPDTGDLEADLHVWLHRHAAYLSSERNVALSRALVVATADNPLDGEALYNQLSGPHHSALLARLGSAAAAREIRQDADLNAAAEALIGVTVYRILGRVSTMDETVSHLEGLVAVLLTGLRAQRSTSPAT, from the coding sequence ATGGAAGAAGTGCAGCGCCGTGGTCGCCCCCGCAGCCAGGCGACGCACGCCGCCATCCTCGACGCCGTACGCGACATTCTGATTACCGGCGGCTACGCCGAAGTCTCGATGGACCGCGTTGCAGCTCGAGCCGGGGTGGGCAAACAGAGCCTCTACCGCCGCTGGCCTTCCAAAGCGCTTCTGGTGGCTGAGGCGGTGACTGATGCCTACGGGCAGAGCTGGTCATTCGATCTGCCCGACACCGGCGACCTCGAGGCCGACCTCCACGTATGGCTACACCGACATGCCGCGTACCTCAGCTCAGAGCGCAACGTCGCGCTCAGCCGAGCCCTGGTGGTCGCGACAGCCGACAATCCACTGGACGGCGAGGCTCTGTACAACCAGCTTTCCGGTCCACACCACAGTGCACTGTTGGCTCGGCTCGGCAGCGCTGCAGCTGCGCGCGAGATTCGGCAGGACGCCGACTTGAACGCGGCGGCAGAGGCGCTCATCGGCGTGACTGTGTACCGCATTCTCGGTCGCGTCAGCACCATGGACGAGACGGTGAGTCACCTCGAGGGATTGGTCGCCGTATTGCTCACAGGACTGCGGGCTCAACGGTCAACCTCGCCGGCAACGTAG
- a CDS encoding undecaprenyl diphosphate synthase family protein — protein MYDVPAHVGLIPDGLRRWANTNDETFVDAYLRGAEKVIEILLALQRNGVQTVTVYNLSRANLLRTDVELVGVYAASVHFFSSLIPEHFDPAVCSVRLHGDRDLLPDDYLAAACAAEKVMTGDGFRINVLAAYDANDEMQAAHEKAQRDGCDIKSAFAIGDVDMVIRTTPEQLLSGFLPVQSQYAHLVFLTTPLNELTGRDIDDLVKNFRRYPQLHGR, from the coding sequence GTGTACGACGTACCAGCTCACGTGGGTCTCATTCCCGACGGCTTGCGACGCTGGGCGAACACCAACGACGAGACCTTCGTCGACGCGTACCTTCGGGGCGCGGAGAAGGTCATCGAGATTCTGCTGGCGCTGCAGCGCAACGGCGTGCAGACGGTGACGGTGTACAACCTGAGCCGCGCGAACCTTCTCCGCACCGACGTCGAGTTGGTCGGGGTCTACGCGGCATCGGTCCACTTCTTCTCGTCGCTGATCCCGGAGCATTTTGATCCCGCGGTCTGCAGTGTGCGGCTGCATGGCGACCGGGATCTGCTGCCCGACGACTACCTCGCTGCGGCGTGCGCCGCGGAGAAGGTGATGACCGGTGACGGTTTCCGCATCAACGTCCTTGCCGCGTATGACGCGAACGACGAGATGCAAGCCGCCCATGAGAAAGCCCAGCGCGACGGCTGCGACATCAAATCCGCGTTCGCCATCGGCGATGTCGACATGGTCATCCGGACCACTCCCGAGCAATTGCTCAGCGGCTTCCTGCCGGTGCAGAGCCAATACGCGCACCTGGTCTTCCTGACGACGCCGCTCAACGAACTGACCGGCCGCGACATCGACGATCTGGTCAAGAACTTCCGGCGCTATCCCCAACTCCACGGCCGATAG
- a CDS encoding sugar transferase: MQLDTKTTGYTPSTRATTPRLKAVSPIRAEAESKSGFMDRLRHESGYVAITVGLDVWAAFWAVLFAQWWVAGPVEERNIALVSWAFIPLLVVILATRSVYRRRLNHSFLDEFEPVMTSVAVATLATLTIMLILVPPFETGQTVVPYVRPSDLMIRVWACAVILIPLVRLTRSLMQRYLRRKHRFGTPTLIIGSGPIAHQLVTRMRQVPDYGLHPVGLLDDTRPADGDPLDVAYFGTTANLEIAAGATGAGDLIIAPSSVSDEELARTAQLAQNLGMQVRVVPRLMDAVGSGARVEHLGGVPLIVLTRTDPKGWQFAVKHTMDRTAAALGLLLISPVFLTLALLVRLSSPGPIFFSQERIGRDGKVFGCLKFRSMRPLDPAKADFELKEGAAPGGVEGEDRRTKIGKIMRKTSLDELPQLVNVLKGDMSLVGPRPERPEFVELFEMQIRRYGDRHRVKAGITGWSQVHGLRGQTSIADRAEFDNYYIENWSLNLDFKILILTILAVLKSAED, encoded by the coding sequence ATGCAGCTAGACACCAAGACGACGGGTTACACGCCCAGCACGCGCGCCACGACGCCGCGCCTGAAGGCTGTGTCGCCGATCCGCGCTGAAGCCGAATCGAAATCCGGCTTCATGGATCGCCTACGCCACGAATCCGGATACGTGGCCATCACGGTGGGCCTTGACGTGTGGGCGGCGTTCTGGGCGGTGCTGTTCGCACAGTGGTGGGTCGCGGGGCCCGTCGAAGAGCGCAACATCGCCCTGGTCTCGTGGGCGTTCATACCCCTGCTTGTCGTCATTCTCGCCACCCGGTCGGTGTACCGACGCAGGCTCAACCACAGTTTCCTCGACGAGTTCGAACCGGTGATGACCTCGGTTGCCGTGGCCACGCTGGCGACGCTGACGATCATGCTGATCCTGGTGCCGCCGTTCGAGACCGGCCAGACGGTTGTGCCCTACGTCCGACCCAGCGACCTGATGATCCGGGTCTGGGCGTGTGCGGTGATCCTGATCCCGTTGGTCCGACTGACCCGCTCGCTGATGCAGCGGTATCTGCGGCGCAAGCACCGGTTCGGGACACCGACGCTGATCATCGGATCCGGGCCCATCGCCCACCAACTCGTCACCCGGATGCGTCAGGTCCCCGACTACGGCCTGCATCCCGTCGGCCTGCTCGACGACACGCGCCCGGCGGACGGGGACCCGCTCGACGTGGCCTACTTCGGGACCACCGCCAACCTCGAGATCGCCGCCGGGGCAACAGGTGCCGGAGATCTGATCATCGCGCCGTCGTCGGTGTCCGACGAGGAACTCGCGCGCACCGCCCAATTGGCGCAGAACCTTGGCATGCAGGTGCGGGTGGTGCCCCGGCTGATGGACGCCGTCGGCAGTGGGGCCCGCGTCGAGCACCTGGGCGGGGTCCCGCTGATCGTGCTCACCCGCACCGACCCGAAGGGATGGCAGTTCGCGGTCAAACACACCATGGACCGGACGGCTGCCGCACTCGGACTGCTGCTGATCTCGCCGGTGTTCCTCACCCTCGCGTTGCTGGTGAGGCTCAGTTCACCGGGCCCCATCTTCTTCAGCCAGGAACGCATCGGCCGCGACGGAAAGGTGTTCGGCTGCCTGAAGTTTCGCAGCATGCGCCCGCTGGATCCGGCCAAGGCCGACTTCGAACTGAAGGAAGGGGCCGCACCCGGGGGCGTGGAAGGAGAGGATCGGCGCACCAAGATCGGCAAGATCATGCGCAAGACTTCGCTGGACGAACTGCCGCAGTTGGTCAACGTGCTGAAGGGTGACATGAGCCTGGTCGGGCCGCGACCCGAACGGCCGGAGTTCGTCGAGTTATTCGAGATGCAGATCCGGCGCTACGGCGACCGGCACCGGGTGAAGGCCGGCATCACGGGGTGGTCGCAGGTGCACGGACTGCGGGGGCAGACCTCCATCGCCGACCGGGCCGAGTTCGACAACTACTACATCGAGAACTGGTCGCTGAATCTCGACTTCAAAATACTGATTCTGACCATCCTGGCGGTGCTGAAATCCGCGGAGGACTGA
- a CDS encoding glycosyltransferase family 2 protein, with the protein MTAAAPTTQVALSVVICAYTTRRWDDVCAAVESVLTQDVSSAFEVILVIDHNNNLYDMAFQRFGGRITIVRNTETQGLSGARNTGVSVARGDVVGFLDDDATADPDWAATLLNHYRDDTVACVGGHAAPVWPSGTRPSWMPREFDWVVGCSYTGQPTTVAAVRNPIGCNMSLRRSIVDAVGGFRSEVGRVGTTPVGGEETELCIRIGAHDSTHRILLDPQMSVRHRVSPDRVALRYFTRRCYHEGLSKAVVASLGGGHTALSSESAYVRDVLPRAVLRELASMNTAGWSRAGVIVLGLCVTTAGYLVAKVSRRIARGAFR; encoded by the coding sequence GTGACCGCCGCCGCCCCCACCACCCAGGTGGCGCTGTCGGTTGTCATCTGCGCCTACACCACCCGCCGCTGGGACGACGTCTGCGCAGCCGTCGAATCGGTTCTGACACAGGATGTGTCGTCCGCGTTCGAGGTGATCCTGGTGATCGACCACAACAACAACCTGTACGACATGGCGTTCCAGCGGTTCGGCGGCCGGATCACCATCGTGCGCAACACCGAGACCCAGGGGCTCTCCGGAGCGCGTAACACCGGGGTGTCCGTCGCACGCGGCGACGTCGTCGGATTCCTCGACGACGACGCCACCGCCGACCCCGACTGGGCAGCCACCCTGCTCAACCACTACCGCGACGACACCGTCGCCTGCGTCGGCGGCCACGCTGCACCCGTCTGGCCCAGCGGAACCCGGCCCTCCTGGATGCCCCGCGAGTTCGACTGGGTCGTCGGCTGCAGCTACACCGGCCAACCCACCACCGTCGCGGCAGTGCGCAACCCGATCGGCTGCAACATGTCGCTGCGCCGCTCGATCGTCGACGCCGTCGGCGGATTCCGCTCCGAGGTGGGCCGCGTCGGCACCACCCCGGTGGGTGGCGAGGAAACCGAACTCTGCATCCGCATCGGCGCCCACGACAGCACACATCGCATCCTGCTCGACCCGCAGATGTCTGTGCGCCATCGTGTTTCGCCGGACCGCGTTGCGCTGCGGTACTTCACCCGCCGGTGTTACCACGAAGGGCTGTCCAAAGCCGTCGTCGCGTCGCTCGGTGGCGGACACACCGCACTGAGCAGCGAGAGCGCCTACGTCCGCGATGTCCTGCCCCGCGCGGTCCTGCGCGAACTCGCCTCGATGAACACCGCCGGATGGTCTCGGGCCGGCGTCATCGTTCTCGGCCTGTGTGTCACCACCGCCGGTTACTTGGTTGCCAAGGTCAGCCGCCGAATCGCCAGAGGAGCCTTTCGATGA
- a CDS encoding glycosyltransferase family 2 protein translates to MTVPVSIRDVVPPHLPRPTISVIIPALNEARNLPHVAARIPADIDEIVFVDGGSHDDTVAVARELWPDGVHLRQTRKGKGNALNCGFAAASGDIIVMIDADGSTDPAEIPRFVAALVAGADFAKGSRFISGGGSDDITRIRRAGNWGLNALVNVLFTTRYTDLCYGYNAFWRHCLDPINLPDIATTEPQWGDGFEIETLINVRVAAHGMKIAEVHSYEANRIHGESNLNAVSDGLRVLRTIRREFFALRVRFTRPSAPMPDVDVVSNVVPLSALRRLRSRRRLAVHEVSFERIAEERAL, encoded by the coding sequence ATGACAGTCCCCGTCAGCATTCGCGACGTGGTGCCCCCTCACCTGCCCCGCCCCACGATCTCGGTGATCATCCCCGCGCTCAACGAGGCGCGGAACCTTCCGCACGTCGCCGCGCGGATCCCCGCCGACATCGACGAGATCGTCTTCGTCGACGGTGGCTCTCACGACGACACGGTCGCCGTGGCCAGGGAACTGTGGCCCGACGGGGTGCATCTGCGCCAGACCCGCAAAGGCAAGGGCAACGCGCTGAACTGTGGCTTCGCCGCCGCCTCGGGCGACATCATCGTGATGATCGACGCCGACGGCAGCACCGACCCGGCCGAGATCCCGCGATTTGTCGCCGCACTGGTCGCCGGCGCCGACTTCGCCAAAGGCTCGCGCTTCATCTCCGGCGGCGGCAGTGACGACATCACCCGGATCCGCCGCGCCGGCAACTGGGGCCTCAACGCGTTGGTCAACGTGCTGTTCACCACCAGGTACACCGACCTGTGCTACGGCTACAACGCGTTCTGGCGGCACTGCCTGGACCCGATCAACCTGCCCGACATCGCCACCACCGAACCGCAGTGGGGTGACGGATTCGAGATCGAGACGCTGATCAACGTCCGCGTCGCCGCCCACGGCATGAAGATCGCCGAGGTGCACAGCTACGAGGCCAACCGTATCCACGGGGAGAGCAACCTCAACGCCGTGAGCGACGGTCTGCGGGTGCTGCGCACCATCCGCCGCGAGTTCTTCGCTCTGCGTGTCAGATTCACCCGGCCCAGCGCCCCGATGCCCGACGTCGACGTGGTCTCCAACGTGGTTCCACTCAGCGCGTTGCGTCGGCTTCGGTCGCGGCGCCGACTCGCGGTCCACGAGGTGTCCTTCGAGCGGATCGCCGAGGAGCGCGCGTTGTGA
- a CDS encoding GAF domain-containing protein — MTSNVPGFDEWLTRLLAECALHVGEDVDTYVAHAVASRMVADLRHAKNPALGELMTHLSESGVFAVSAMPDVSAAITNPERLRSLYATGLLDSPQEAVYDRITRAAADALDAPYALVSLVDVDRQFFKSSAGLDLKTPEERQTPLNKSVCQYAVANGEPLILEDARADPVFKNHPAVLDGTLVAYLGIPLMDHAGNGIGTLCVYDTKPRLWGTGHVQVLTDLAALAAERIFSAGASRKR, encoded by the coding sequence GTGACCAGCAATGTGCCCGGGTTCGACGAGTGGCTCACCCGCCTGCTCGCAGAGTGTGCTCTCCACGTCGGCGAAGACGTCGACACCTACGTCGCCCACGCGGTGGCCTCCCGGATGGTCGCCGACCTCAGGCACGCCAAGAACCCCGCCCTCGGCGAACTCATGACCCACCTGTCCGAGTCGGGCGTGTTTGCCGTTTCGGCGATGCCCGACGTTTCTGCCGCCATAACCAACCCGGAGCGGTTGCGCTCGCTGTATGCCACCGGACTGCTCGACTCACCGCAGGAAGCGGTGTACGACCGGATCACCCGCGCTGCCGCCGACGCCCTGGATGCGCCCTACGCCCTGGTGTCCCTGGTGGACGTCGACCGGCAATTCTTCAAAAGCTCTGCCGGCTTGGATCTGAAAACTCCAGAGGAAAGACAGACGCCACTCAACAAATCGGTCTGCCAATACGCGGTGGCAAACGGCGAACCGTTGATCCTCGAGGATGCCCGCGCTGACCCGGTGTTCAAGAACCATCCGGCGGTCCTGGACGGCACCCTGGTCGCCTACTTAGGCATACCTCTGATGGACCACGCTGGAAACGGTATCGGCACGCTGTGCGTCTACGACACGAAACCGCGACTGTGGGGAACCGGACACGTCCAAGTTCTGACCGATCTCGCAGCACTGGCCGCCGAACGTATCTTCAGCGCGGGGGCCAGTCGAAAGCGTTAA
- a CDS encoding FAD-dependent oxidoreductase, with protein MDASRTPLIIGAGPAGLTAALALAKQAAKPRVYEASGHVGGLARTPDDGGWRVDAGGHRFFTRSEEVLDLWKSLLPPDQWISVQRSSAMLVDGHYVQYPLVGRDLLNQMGYRRGLRGLSSLVWSRIRGQAVESSSFREWGTFEFGRYWYDLFFDGYIRKTWLADPDHITSEWANQRIKPIDWRSKTAESVDQDVFRYPRLGPGQLWEAAASTLAGMGVVPTLDARVGAVRFDGTMWTLELDNGDTVSGDALFSSMPLRLLVEALDPAPPRHIQAVAAALGHRALITVAVALGKSYDIPYNWVYTPSATFTAGRIQNYGRWSRDLAPQGWDGTFLGFEYFVGPGGELWTADDDRLESVVRADLRVLGVDDSAVQRVMIVRSEFAYPVYDPARERSVARIRDFLRREYPSLHPIGRNGMHHYDNQDHAMLSALRSVGRYFGENVDPWQVNTDRGYHESGVLKA; from the coding sequence ATGGACGCGAGTAGGACGCCGCTGATCATCGGCGCCGGACCGGCCGGGCTGACCGCTGCGCTCGCGTTGGCGAAACAGGCGGCGAAGCCGCGGGTCTACGAAGCGTCGGGACACGTCGGTGGCCTGGCGCGCACACCCGATGACGGCGGCTGGCGCGTCGATGCCGGCGGTCACCGCTTCTTCACCAGAAGCGAAGAGGTCCTTGATCTTTGGAAGTCACTGCTGCCGCCCGACCAGTGGATCTCGGTGCAGCGCAGCTCGGCCATGCTCGTCGACGGGCACTACGTGCAGTACCCGCTCGTCGGGCGGGACCTGCTGAACCAGATGGGATATCGGCGCGGCCTGCGTGGGCTCAGCAGCCTGGTGTGGTCGAGGATTCGGGGCCAGGCGGTCGAGTCGTCCAGCTTCCGCGAATGGGGCACGTTCGAGTTCGGCCGCTACTGGTATGACCTGTTCTTCGACGGCTACATCCGCAAGACCTGGCTCGCCGACCCCGATCACATCACCAGCGAGTGGGCGAACCAACGGATCAAGCCGATCGACTGGCGCTCGAAGACCGCGGAATCCGTCGACCAGGATGTGTTCCGGTATCCGCGCCTCGGTCCCGGTCAACTCTGGGAAGCCGCCGCGTCGACGTTGGCCGGCATGGGAGTGGTGCCCACTCTTGATGCCCGGGTCGGCGCGGTGCGCTTCGACGGCACGATGTGGACGCTGGAACTCGACAATGGCGACACGGTGTCCGGGGATGCGCTGTTCTCGAGCATGCCGCTGCGGTTGTTGGTCGAAGCCCTCGACCCGGCACCGCCCCGACACATCCAGGCCGTCGCCGCGGCGTTGGGGCACCGCGCGCTGATCACCGTCGCCGTCGCCCTGGGCAAGTCCTACGACATTCCCTACAACTGGGTGTACACCCCCAGCGCCACGTTCACAGCGGGGCGCATCCAGAACTACGGGCGCTGGTCGCGGGACCTCGCGCCGCAGGGTTGGGACGGCACCTTCCTGGGATTCGAGTACTTCGTCGGTCCGGGCGGCGAACTGTGGACCGCCGACGACGATCGACTGGAGAGCGTCGTGCGAGCCGACCTTCGTGTGCTGGGCGTCGACGACTCCGCCGTGCAACGGGTGATGATCGTCCGGTCCGAGTTCGCGTACCCGGTGTACGACCCGGCCCGGGAGAGAAGTGTCGCCCGGATCCGTGATTTCCTGCGGCGCGAGTACCCGTCGCTGCATCCCATCGGACGCAACGGCATGCACCACTACGACAACCAGGACCACGCGATGCTCAGCGCCTTGCGCAGCGTCGGCCGATACTTCGGCGAGAACGTGGACCCGTGGCAGGTCAACACGGACCGTGGCTACCACGAGTCCGGAGTGCTGAAAGCGTGA